tttattcattattttaatttgaatttttatatttttatcttcgttgaaaataaatcttttaatgaatttttttaatttgactaaATATTTTATGACGAAGTGATCTAAtgtctataaaataaaaagtgtaaATTCTAACTCTATACGAATTATAGTAAAGAGACACAACACAAGTCAAAAAAAGTgtaacaacataaactttgatgAAAATTACTGATGTGAAAGTATGAGAGTTTCAATTGGCAACGTCAGCAACACATTAAAACGCGTAGTTTTTTTATTCACGTGttcatttacaaattttaaatgttCTGTAAATTAATCACAGACTTCAATTGATTGATTTACTGGTTAGATttgaatcaatttatttttcaatatattatAATCTGTATTTAGTTTCAAATGAAGCATAACATGCCCACAAGGTCTAGTCTAAATGGCTAATGCATTCCAGTATATTTATAAggttttgatttcaaatttcaGTAGAGCCAATTGTTTAATGTcactttaaaatttgtaaaatctaACTACTAACCACTAACTGCTAAAGTAATTAGAttctaactaataaaaataatgaaacatATCACATActtaaacataaattaaataaacaatacaAGAAATAGTTATTTATATAAACATCATATTAATCTATAAAAGTatcatattattaattttatattagcATATACAAGtatcatttaaaaacattttcaatttattaatatctaaaaatatataaaattaatttataaattatagatttaataatattattttataaatatcataaaataatttattccaAATGtgattacaaaaatatatatacaatttgTGATCaaattgtaaaagtaaataaaatatgtaaatttatttatcaataacCTAAAACAATATGTTTTTATATGCCATTGACGTGACAAATAGTAACAAGTTTCGGTTTCCACGTCGacaaaattttattcaatttctaATTGGAATATGAATATCTCAAAAAGTAGTAGTCCGAGCCAACTTTTATAATTCATGGTTAACTTACAAAAACGTATATAATTGATAAATTCATGACATTAAACCCTCGTAATTTTACACTAATAAGTAACTCTTCGGGAGGCCgcatataaaaacataatagTTAAACGGCAGTGGAATTAACATAATATAATGAATTttgtatcaaaataaaaaattaataataagacTATAATTCAACATCTATGCTTATCTAAAGTTTGTTGATGAACTTATAAACAAAAGACcaaataaacaaatttttttttaaggaagTTCTCAtcatatcaaaattttaaaaggattaaggatttttaaaataaaaaaatttcaaatgtttaatttgtttataataGTTTTAGTAGATAAAGTGAATGATTCATATAAgaattaaaattactaaaattgacAAAgatcaatattaatattttaaataaaataattaattgatttatattcgtgagattattttaaatttattttctacaATGATTCTAAATGACATGTTGATAACAAACAATTTCGGACTTCTTTAATTTCAGAACATGAATGTGTTTTAAGACCTTTTCACAATGTTCAAAAGGCCCAAAGTTAGAAAGGGTTAAAAGGGCCCTAAGCCTTTTGCTCATACTAGTCCTATAATTCTACACAGTCCTATAATTCTACACGAAACATGCTATCTAACGGCTTTttggttaattgcaaattaaatcacacaTTTTAGCgtgatttataattataacataaattttaaaatttgacaatgtCGGgtaccaactttcattttttaacaCATTAAAACACCATTGATTTTCCGATGTAAAATTATTGAGTTGGAAGCCGGAATTACCATGTATATTGACAcactaattttttgtaattttcacGTAAATTGACATGTTGCAAATTAAATAGCTAACTTTAGCGTAATTTGTTCAtaacatgaattttaaaaatttagcaaaATCAGGCATCAACTTTCACTTTTGTCAAATCGAAACACCATCTATTTTTTAACGTGTCAGCCTACGTGGCAATTCCAACTCATcaaatttatatcaaaaaagGAACTGTGtttcaatttgtcaaaaaatgaaagttagtaTTCAACATTGCTACGGTTTGTGAGTTAACAACTGAAGACAAACACTAGAACATGGAGGTGACTGATGagaattttatttgatattcaATATACTATGCAAGTTTCTTTAGCTATAACGGACCAGGTTGATATTCTGAGGTGGAACTATGATAAATCTGGTATTTATTCGGTGAGAAGTGGTTATAGATTGGAACTAAATCCATTTAAGATTAATTAAGACTCGAGATTGTAATGGATTCCTTCAAGAACAAAAAGAGTTGGCTGCGAATGATATTGAACTGATCATTTAAGACTATAGAAAAGTTGAGTACTGATGCCAACTGGTATCAATTATGCCAACAGATTTACTAATAGAGTGGCTCGTAGTTTAGCTAGAAAAGCTTTTCTTAGTGATAATTATGATATTGGTTGGAAGAGCTCGATCCCTTCAGATGTTTTTCACCCTGTTGTGGCTAACATTTCAtacctttaaaatttaaatttatctcAATTTGACCTTAAACCTTATAAATATATGGCTTGGTAATTTGATGCCACATGGTTGTCAATTGTGATGCCATGCAGTCTAGATAgattaaatattcaattttggagaattaaataaatatccAGCGAATTAgctaaattatgataaattcaCAACGTTTTTGAAAGAtttaaatagagtttcaaaaaatctaaaaaagtttaattttatggCACCACTAGTCCTAATAAATAACGGCTTGATAATTTGATCAATTGTTTGAAAAGATAATGATAATACTCTCATTTTACATCAACCGGTACTTTTAAATGACGTGactatttttatattagttATCAAATCTAAATACAGCTCGTTCTCTCTAATCGTACAAGTACAACACCAGTGATGGTTTATAACAGATGGTCTAACTTttaacaaaatgaaaaatatgaaaatgaacAGTGGATGGAAAATATTAAAGGACCTAAAATGAAATTCTCAGTAAAGTAAAGgggaataaatataaattttgccCAAATTTTACTCCTGCTTATGAAAAATACAGTGGTTATATTATCACAGTGTATTGTATACAATACTGATAatttaaaaaactgaaaaaataggaaataaacaaaatttggCAATAATCGAATCGCTATTGTTAACAAAATTTACTACTTtatcataaataaatttaatattatccTTAACATCCAGTTGGGAAGGTGGACAATGAATgagattattaattaaaattatcttaCAAGATGATGTTCTCTTTCTTTCATATATAGAGGAAAACACCAAAGTTGCTGACCATCATAAATAAACCTTCGCCTTTTGGGTACTGTTATATATTGGAGCGATAAGTGTGAAAAAACAAATCTGACATAGAGATCCATTAGATTaggaaatattttaatttttatattgagctaatgatttgaaaattttaattctaatattggtaaacattttattttatttaattaaaaatttaacttttttttgataaaaacaattaaaaaactcAATTgagaaaaatcaaacaaaaatatacCAAGGTTACTCTGTTACAGCCAACACCAGGGCTAACCAAAAAACACTGCTCAGTGCTTGGAAAGGGGCTTTTTATCTATAAGTTAATTTGTCTTTAAATTACTTTGATGCATTAACCACCAGaggttggtccaagtggtaagcagTTTGATATTACTTAagtaaggtctcgggttcgagtcttgTAAATGCAGAAAATTTCCGCTAGTAGACTCATTCGCCATACCTGATGCGTAACGCGGATCGGATCCAGATTAATCAGAGCGAAATCCTGAAAATTGGATGggcagctaatttttttttgatgcaTTAGTATATCATGGGGcccatattttttattttatgcatAAGATTAGAGTCATGTTAGATATTTGTAAGTATGAACACATAGTTATAACATAAAGTTGAACAATATTTTGACAAGTGAACTCTCACATAAAAAACAATAAGtagtactttttatttttcgaAGGTGAAAAATCAATCAATACCATTTTACACAAAAAGAAGTgtgattaaaaaaaacaattgtatTTAATGGCAAAAACAAAAGGgaagatataaaaataaaataattgataacAGAAAAAGAATGAAATTCGAACgattaaagaagaaaaataacgctttataaaaataattaaaataatcgaTGAATCGTTCATTTTACTTCTTCAATTCCGCTCATTCTACCTATTTAATTTAGCTTCTAATTATAAATCCAATAACACCCATGTGACCGATAGATCTAGATATGTTGCTCAATAATGTATTAATTTAGCTCCATACCTAATAATGAGTAGAGACAATCGAAAGTAAAGTAATGAAAACAAGAGTATGAAAATGATGTTATCTTATCTCTGATTTGAAAGGAGAAAACCAAACATAGTGGCCACCCATACAAAAGGGAGACCCGGAAAGGGAAATAAACTtcacttttaaccacaaacaaACAATTTATACATATTCACCCTCAATTTATCTACATAATTTTTCTTATTGCTTGtttaaatgtataaaaattgcattcatataattttttgtgtcttaaaaatattttaattgctctttattttcaaattgacaaaaaaatttaaaaactgtatttattttattacactTGTGTATATTTATTCTCATGTAGAGAGATAAATATCCGAGCTGAAATGAATACAAAGTATGCTAAATTTAAGCTCGAATGTGTTTTATAAGCTAAAATTCGAGTTTAAAATTGAGCTTGAATGAGCTTAAGTTTTTAAGTTCGGGTTCAATCTCGAACAATATCCCAACTGTTTGAACTCGAACAATATTCAAACTACTCGAGGTGGATTTGAATAATCtgaaattcaaatataataaaaagaattattaaaatattattatatgtgaagttttaaaaaaatcattacgATATAGAATTTAactaattgaaataatataaatctaatttaataaaaagtaaattattattttatgtgtaAAGCTCATTTTAGCTCGCGAGTTTAAGAGATATCTTTATCTGATACGTGAATAGCTTGAGTTCAAAGTCAATTTGTGTACTTGAGTTTTGAGCAGGGTGTGGGGATTTTCCGATAATGAAGAAATAAATCATGGTACGGAGTACATGTCTTGTATGTATTGTGATCAGTTCACTATTAGTTGTTAATTGTATAATTGTTGTGACAAAATATCATGAACTGAGTTAATAATTAGAGAAAATTATatctgtttttatattttattaattgaaaattcataaataatactaacacaTTCAGCAAGAATTGTTATGTTGGCTTGGcgctttttttttatatataactgtaAAAATAATCACCCATGTATTGTACCAAacaatatgataaaattaaattaatgacaATTTTTCTCCGTCTTTATCAATTATTGTTCCAACAATTGACACTGTCAAAATTGATGTTATTAATTTAGtaatgaataatttattttgtgatAAATAAAAAGATTGATAACAAATAGATagatacatattaataatatagcatattaatataaatattgaattaaatagtaatttatacaaaatcacaaaaaagagcATTTGAGGAAATAATAGGGCAAAACATGATTTAAATTGCATTATTATTGTTAATAACATATCTTAGAGaaggataaaaagaaaagaagaagttaCATTTACAGTTAGAAGTTATTATTCTGATAGGGTAACATACTAGTACTAAGTTTAGGAAGCTGCAGCTAAAGGAGGATGATGAGGaggagaaataaataaaattggtGCAGATTTAGTCTCATTTtcattctcttcttcttcagcATCCCATAGAAATCTAGCATATGATGCTAACACATAGCTGCAAATATTTCACACTAAAACAATTAGTTATAAATTTTACTCAATTTGTTACTATATTAATTAGATAACTCACCAGTCCTCTGGTGCAGTTTTAACAGCTTGATCAAAGTAAGTTTCAGCTCTTTCAGCATCCTTTTCTTTTTGCCATATTAAATCTCCATAAACTGATAAAATATTTCCATCACTTggatttgctaaaattgctCTTCCACAGTATTCCTCTGCCTTAGCAAAATCTCCTCTAACCTGCTCACAAATTCACAACCAAAATATTATCATAGTATTatcaacatatattaaaaatttcaaataaatgtTTATGAGTTAAAATATCCTAATTTATACCTCCTTCAAGAACTTAGCGTAGTTTCCAAGTAACAGTGCATTTCCAGGATTTGCTGATATCATCTTTTTGTAATAAGCATCAGTATTTTCATTCCTGTAAAACTCTGATCCCCCATTACCATCTCCACCATCTGATCTCTTCCCTCCACCGCCACCGCAACAGCCGCCGCCACCGCCTCCACTCCCGGTTGCACCACCGATCACCAGCGTCTGCAAACCACACTCTTTCTTGTTCACAGGCGAGCCATTTTTATGTTTCTGGAGATTAGTTTCTTGCAGAGCAAGCGAAGATTGTGGATAATGAAAAGAAATCGATTTGGTTCTTTTAAGAACCTCAAATTCTGGTTCGGGTAGCCAAGAATCCAGAATTGGAGTTGAAGAACTCCTTAAGAgcatgttttataatattttacaaACAGAGTGAGAATTGAACGAGTCTTTATATATATTGAGAAGCATGTAACATAACGTGATGATAGTGTCTGAGCCGTTGATTAATGATCTTATGGTAATAAAAGGACAAAGACACTGACAATGATGTGGTGTCTTCCTTATAGAGCCCCACGAGTGAGCCACGGGCTTGTGAGACGCGGACACGTTGACTATAGGTCACGTGAGATTGGACCCGCCATTGCTGGTtagatttctttttctttgtaaTAGAATAGTAAAGAATGGACGGCTGATGCAGGTTTTGTGAGTGAAACAAAGGGTGCATCACTGTCGTCTTAGCTTTGTCTCGCATCTCCACCAAACCAGTTCAGACACGTAGTTACCAAGAATCAAACAAAGGGAGATGAGTACCAAAAGCATGAGAAAATTAGAGTAAAGAAGAGTCGAGAGATTGTAATGGCAATGGTATGATAGCTCAAGATAGCAATAGTAAACTGGTAATGTT
This window of the Mercurialis annua linkage group LG5, ddMerAnnu1.2, whole genome shotgun sequence genome carries:
- the LOC126683260 gene encoding uncharacterized protein LOC126683260, which codes for MLLRSSSTPILDSWLPEPEFEVLKRTKSISFHYPQSSLALQETNLQKHKNGSPVNKKECGLQTLVIGGATGSGGGGGGCCGGGGGKRSDGGDGNGGSEFYRNENTDAYYKKMISANPGNALLLGNYAKFLKEVRGDFAKAEEYCGRAILANPSDGNILSVYGDLIWQKEKDAERAETYFDQAVKTAPEDCYVLASYARFLWDAEEEENENETKSAPILFISPPHHPPLAAAS